One Homo sapiens chromosome 3, GRCh38.p14 Primary Assembly genomic window carries:
- the VWA5B2 gene encoding von Willebrand factor A domain-containing protein 5B2 isoform 1 (isoform 1 is encoded by transcript variant 9) has translation MPGLYCPSSWTPLPLTDSWVRACANGPCLSVRARLTYRNPQPQPVDGVFVYPLAEAEVVSGFEAEAAGRRVSFQLQSRRRSQAACCRALGPGLGTPTPRRCAQGHLVLDLAQARSTLVLPTGIIAAAGTMTVTLHSSRELPSRPDGVLHVALPTVLTPLAPPGPPGPPRPPGLCDDSPTSCFGVGSLQEEGLAWEELAAPRDVFSGPARCPAPYTFSFEMLVTGPCLLAGLESPSHALRADAPPHASSAATICVTLAEGHHCDRALEILLHPSEPHQPHLMLEGGSLSSAEYEARVRARRDFQRLQRRDSDGDRQVWFLQRRFHKDILLNPVLALSFCPDLSSKPGHLGTATRELLFLLDSSSVAHKDAIVLAVKSLPPQTLINLAVFGTLVQPLFPESRPCSDDAVQLICESIETLQVPSGPPDVLAALDWAVGQPQHRAYPRQLFLLTAASPMAATTHRTLELMRWHRGTARCFSFGLGPTCHQLLQGLSALSRGQAYFLRPGQRLQPMLVQALRKALEPALSDISVDWFVPDTVEALLTPREIPALYPGDQLLGYCSLFRVDGFRSRPPGGQEPGWQSSGGSVFPSPEEAPSAASPGTEPTGTSEPLGTGTVSAELSSPWAARDSEQSTDALTDPVTDPGPNPSDTAIWRRIFQSSYIREQYVLTHCSASPEPGPGSTGSSESPGSQGPGSPEGSAPLEPPSQQGCRSLAWGEPAGSRSCPLPAPTPAPFKVGALSTEVLGRQHRAALAGRSLSSPPGRANQVPGRPRKPSLGAILDGPSPEPGQQLGQGLDDSGNLLSPAPMDWDMLMEPPFLFTAVPPSGELAPPAVPPQAPRCHVVIRGLCGEQPMCWEVGVGLETLWGPGDGSQPPSPPVREAAWDQALHRLTAASVVRDNEQLALRGGAETTADRGHARRCWLRALQTSKVSSAPSCFTCPVAVDATTREVLPGALQVCSSEPAEPPGTPPASHSHLDAAPLPTVVYSKGLQRGSPAGAWDSDQNGNSKRALGDPATPTEGPRRPPPRPPCRLSMGRRHKLCSPDPGQANNSEGSDHDYLPLVRLQEAPGSFRLDAPFCAAVRISQERLCRASPFAVHRASLSPTSASLPWALLGPGVGQGDSATASCSPSPSSGSEGPGQVDSGRGSDTEASEGAEGLGGTDLRGRTWATAVALAWLEHRCAAAFDEWELTAAKADCWLRAQHLPDGLDLAALKAAARGLFLLLRHWDQNLQLHLLCYSPANV, from the exons ATGCCCGGCCTGTACTGCCCCTCCAGCTGGACGCCGCTGCCGCTCACGGACTCCTGGGTCCGGGCCTGCGCCAACGGCCCCTGCCTCAGCGTGCGGGCCCGGCTCACCTACCGCAACCCGCAGCCGCAGCCGGTGGACG GCGTGTTCGTGTACCCGCTGGCCGAGGCCGAGGTGGTGTCCGGCTTCGAGGCCGAGGCCGCCGGACGGCGCGTCTCCTTCCAGCTGCAGAGCCGGCGCCGCTCGCAGGCCGCCTGCTGCCGCGCTCTGGGCCCGGGGCTGGGGACCCCGACGCCCCGCCGCTGCGCGCAGG GTCATCTTGTCTTGGATCTGGCCCAGGCCCGGTCCACGTTGGTGCTGCCCACAGGCATTATCGCCGCGGCTGGCACCATGACGGTGACCCTGCACAGCAGCCGGGAGCTGCCCTCAAGGCCTGACGGGGTGCTGCATGTGGCCCTGCCCACTGTGCTCACCCCGCTGGCCCCGCCAGGCCCGCCGGGGCCCCCCAGGCCTCCGGGGCTCTGTGACGACAG CCCCACCAGCTGCTTCGGGGTGGGCAGCCTTCAGGAGGAAGGGCTGGCCTGGGAGGAGCTGGCTGCCCCTCGGGACGTGTTCTCAGGCCCTGCCCGCTGCCCTGCCCCATATACCTTCTCCTTCGAGATGCTGGTGACTGGGCCATGCCTGCTTGCAG GCCTGGAGAGCCCCTCTCATGCTCTGCGGGCAGATGCCCCCCCTCATGCCAGCTCTGCAGCCACCATCTGTGTCACACTGGCAGAGGGCCACCACTGTGACCGGGCCTTGGAGATCCTGCTGCACCCCAGTG AGCCCCATCAGCCACACCTGATGCTGGAGGGCGGCAGCCTGAGCTCAGCAGAATATGAGGCCCGGGTGAGGGCCCGCCGAGATTTTCAGAGGCTACAGCGAAGGGACAGTGATGGGGACCGGCAG GTGTGGTTCCTGCAGCGACGCTTCCACAAGGACATCCTGCTGAACCCCGTGCTGGCGCTGAGCTTCTGCCCAGACCTGAGCTCCAAGCCCGGACACCTGGggacagctactcgggagctacTCTTCCTTTTGGATAGCAGCAGCGTGGCACACAAG GATGCCATTGTTTTGGCTGTGAAGTCCCTCCCGCCCCAGACGCTTATCAACCTGGCCGTGTTTGGGACGTTGGTGCAGCCACTCTTCCCAGAGAGCCGGCCTTGCAGTGAT GATGCTGTGCAGCTGATCTGCGAGAGCATTGAGACCCTGCAGGTTCCGAGTGGGCCCCCAGACGTGCTGGCTGCTCTGGACTGGGCCGTGGGGCAGCCCCAGCACAGGGCCTACCCTCGGCAGCTGTTcctgctcactgctgcctcacCCATGGCCGCCACTACCCACCGAACCCTGGAGCTCATGAGGTGGCACAGGGGGACAGCCAG ATGCTTCTCCTTTGGGCTGGGGCCCACCTGCCACCAGCTGCTCCAGGGTTTATCTGCCCTCAGCAGAGGCCAGGCCTACTTCCTGAggcctgggcagaggctgcagcccATG CTGGTACAGGCTCTGCGGAAGGCACTGGAGCCTGCTTTGAGTGACATCTCTGTGGACTGGTTTGTGCCCGACACTGTGGAGGCACTGCTGACCCCCCGGGAGATCCCAGCACTCTACCCTGGGGACCAGCTGCTCGGTTACTGCTCACTCTTCAGGGTGGATGGCTTCCGGTCCCGCCCACCAGGG GGCCAAGAGCCTGGCTGGCAGAGCTCGGGTGGGTCCGTGTTTCCATCCCCAGAAGAGGCCCCGTCTGCTGCCAGCCCTGGCACTGAGCCCACTGGCACCTCAGAGCCACTGGGAACAGGCACTGTCTCAGCAGAACTGTCCAGCCCATGGGCTGCCAGGGACTCGGAGCAGA GTACTGATGCTCTGACAGACCCAGTCACGGATCCTGGACCCAACCCCTCTGACACAGCCATATGGCGCCGCATCTTTCAGTCCTCGTACATTCGGGAGCAGTATGTGCTCACCCACTGCTCTGCCAGCCCCGAGCCAGGCCCAGGCTCCACAGGCAGCAGTGAGTCCCCAGGCTCACAGGGCCCTGGCTCCCCCGAAGGTAGTGCTCCCTTGGAGCCCCCTTCTCAGCAGGGCtgccgcagtctggcctggggaGAACCTGCAGGCTCCCGCTCCTGTCCCCTGCCTGCACCCACACCAGCTCCATTCAAG GTGGGGGCCTTGAGTACTGAGGTGCTGGGCCGTCAGCACAGAGCGGCTCTGGCTGGCCGAAGCCTCTCATCCCCTCCAGGCCGGGCAAACCAAGTCCCCGGCCGACCCCGGAAACCCTCTTTGGGTGCAATACTAGATGGCCCAAGTCCTGAGCCAGGCCAACAGTTGGGACAAGGCCTGGATGACTCAG GAAACCTGCTCTCCCCAGCCCCTATGGACTGGGACATGCTGATGGAACCACCCTTCTTATTCACGGCTGTGCCTCCTAGTGGGGAGTTGGCCCCTCCAGCAGTGCCTCCCCAGGCTCCACGCTGCCATGTGGTGATCCGGGGCCTGTGTGGGGAGCAGCCCATGTGCTGGGAGGTGGGTGTTGGGCTGGAGACACTGTGGGGACCTGGAGATGGCTCACAGCCTCCCTCACCTCCTGTAAGAGAAGCTGCTTGGGACCAAGCACTCCATCGGCTGACAGCAGCCTCTGTGGTCCGGGACAATGAGCAGCTGGCCCTCCGAGGAGGGGCAGAGACCACAGCTGACCGGG GCCATGCCCGGAGGTGCTGGCTTCGAGCCCTTCAGACAAGTAAGGTCAGCTCTGCCCCCTCCTGCTTCACTTGCCCTGTAGCTGTGGATGCTACTACTAGGGAGGTCCTGCCTGGGGCCCTGCAGGTGTGCAGCTCAG AGCCCGCTGAGCCCCCAGGAACCCCTCCTGCCTCTCACAGCCATCTAGATGCAGCTCCTCTGCCCACTGTTGTCTACTCTAAAG GACTTCAGAGAGGCTCTCCAGCAGGCGCCTGGGACTCGGACCAAAATGGCAACTCCAAGCGTGCTTTGGGGGACCCTGCCACTCCCACGGAAGGTCCTCGCCGCCCACCTCCCCGTCCTCCCTGTCGGCTCAGCATGGGCCGCCGTCACAAACTCTGTAGCCCTGACCCGGGCCAGGCCAACAACAGTGAAGGCAGCGACCATGACTACCTGCCCTTG GTGCGGCTGCAGGAGGCACCAGGCTCCTTCCGCCTGGACGCGCCCTTCTGCGCCGCTGTGCGCATCTCGCAGGAGCGCCTCTGCCGTGCCTCGCCCTTTGCCGTGCACCGCGCCAGCCTCagccccacctcggcctcatTGCCCTGGGCACTTCTGGGCCCTGGTGTTGGCCAGGGTGACAGTGCCACGGCCTCCTGCAGCCCGTCCCCCAGCTCGGGCTCTGAGGGGCCAGGCCAGGTGGACAGTGGGCGGGGCTCAGACACCGAGGCCTCCGAGGGGGCGGAAGGGCTGGGCGGCACCGACCTGCGGGGCCGGACCTGGGCCACTGCCGTAGCACTCGCCTGGCTGGAGCACCGATGCGCCGCTGCCTTCGACGAGTGGGAACTGACAGCGGCCAAGGCTGATTGCTGGCTGCGGGCCCAGCACTTGCCTGACGGCCTTGACCTGGCCGCCCTCAAGGCCGCAGCCCGAGGGCTCTTCCTGCTACTGCGCCACTGGGACCAAAACCTGCAGCTACACCTGCTGTGCTACAGCCCAGCGAACGTGTGA
- the VWA5B2 gene encoding von Willebrand factor A domain-containing protein 5B2 isoform 5 (isoform 5 is encoded by transcript variant 6), whose translation MPGLYCPSSWTPLPLTDSWVRACANGPCLSVRARLTYRNPQPQPVDGVFVYPLAEAEVVSGFEAEAAGRRVSFQLQSRRRSQAACCRALGPGLGTPTPRRCAQGHLVLDLAQARSTLVLPTGIIAAAGTMTVTLHSSRELPSRPDGVLHVALPTVLTPLAPPGPPGPPRPPGLCDDRLGLCPTSCFGVGSLQEEGLAWEELAAPRDVFSGPARCPAPYTFSFEMLVTGPCLLAGLESPSHALRADAPPHASSAATICVTLAEGHHCDRALEILLHPSEPHQPHLMLEGGSLSSAEYEARVRARRDFQRLQRRDSDGDRQVWFLQRRFHKDILLNPVLALSFCPDLSSKPGHLGTATRELLFLLDSSSVAHKDAIVLAVKSLPPQTLINLAVFGTLVQPLFPESRPCSDDAVQLICESIETLQVPSGPPDVLAALDWAVGQPQHRAYPRQLFLLTAASPMAATTHRTLELMRWHRGTARCFSFGLGPTCHQLLQGLSALSRGQAYFLRPGQRLQPMLVQALRKALEPALSDISVDWFVPDTVEALLTPREIPALYPGDQLLGYCSLFRVDGFRSRPPGGQEPGWQSSGGSVFPSPEEAPSAASPGTEPTGTSEPLGTGTVSAELSSPWAARDSEQTGTDALTDPVTDPGPNPSDTAIWRRIFQSSYIREQYVLTHCSASPEPGPGSTGSSESPGSQGPGSPEGSAPLEPPSQQGCRSLAWGEPAGSRSCPLPAPTPAPFKVGALSTEVLGRQHRAALAGRSLSSPPGRANQVPGRPRKPSLGAILDGPSPEPGQQLGQGLDDSGNLLSPAPMDWDMLMEPPFLFTAVPPSGELAPPAVPPQAPRCHVVIRGLCGEQPMCWEVGVGLETLWGPGDGSQPPSPPVREAAWDQALHRLTAASVVRDNEQLALRGGAETTADRGHARRCWLRALQTSKVSSAPSCFTCPVAVDATTREVLPGALQVCSSEPAEPPGTPPASHSHLDAAPLPTVVYSKGLQRGSPAGAWDSDQNGNSKRALGDPATPTEGPRRPPPRPPCRLSMGRRHKLCSPDPGQANNSEGSDHDYLPLVRLQEAPGSFRLDAPFCAAVRISQERLCRASPFAVHRASLSPTSASLPWALLGPGVGQGDSATASCSPSPSSGSEGPGQVDSGRGSDTEASEGAEGLGGTDLRGRTWATAVALAWLEHRCAAAFDEWELTAAKADCWLRAQHLPDGLDLAALKAAARGLFLLLRHWDQNLQLHLLCYSPANV comes from the exons ATGCCCGGCCTGTACTGCCCCTCCAGCTGGACGCCGCTGCCGCTCACGGACTCCTGGGTCCGGGCCTGCGCCAACGGCCCCTGCCTCAGCGTGCGGGCCCGGCTCACCTACCGCAACCCGCAGCCGCAGCCGGTGGACG GCGTGTTCGTGTACCCGCTGGCCGAGGCCGAGGTGGTGTCCGGCTTCGAGGCCGAGGCCGCCGGACGGCGCGTCTCCTTCCAGCTGCAGAGCCGGCGCCGCTCGCAGGCCGCCTGCTGCCGCGCTCTGGGCCCGGGGCTGGGGACCCCGACGCCCCGCCGCTGCGCGCAGG GTCATCTTGTCTTGGATCTGGCCCAGGCCCGGTCCACGTTGGTGCTGCCCACAGGCATTATCGCCGCGGCTGGCACCATGACGGTGACCCTGCACAGCAGCCGGGAGCTGCCCTCAAGGCCTGACGGGGTGCTGCATGTGGCCCTGCCCACTGTGCTCACCCCGCTGGCCCCGCCAGGCCCGCCGGGGCCCCCCAGGCCTCCGGGGCTCTGTGACGACAGGTTGGGCCTATG CCCCACCAGCTGCTTCGGGGTGGGCAGCCTTCAGGAGGAAGGGCTGGCCTGGGAGGAGCTGGCTGCCCCTCGGGACGTGTTCTCAGGCCCTGCCCGCTGCCCTGCCCCATATACCTTCTCCTTCGAGATGCTGGTGACTGGGCCATGCCTGCTTGCAG GCCTGGAGAGCCCCTCTCATGCTCTGCGGGCAGATGCCCCCCCTCATGCCAGCTCTGCAGCCACCATCTGTGTCACACTGGCAGAGGGCCACCACTGTGACCGGGCCTTGGAGATCCTGCTGCACCCCAGTG AGCCCCATCAGCCACACCTGATGCTGGAGGGCGGCAGCCTGAGCTCAGCAGAATATGAGGCCCGGGTGAGGGCCCGCCGAGATTTTCAGAGGCTACAGCGAAGGGACAGTGATGGGGACCGGCAG GTGTGGTTCCTGCAGCGACGCTTCCACAAGGACATCCTGCTGAACCCCGTGCTGGCGCTGAGCTTCTGCCCAGACCTGAGCTCCAAGCCCGGACACCTGGggacagctactcgggagctacTCTTCCTTTTGGATAGCAGCAGCGTGGCACACAAG GATGCCATTGTTTTGGCTGTGAAGTCCCTCCCGCCCCAGACGCTTATCAACCTGGCCGTGTTTGGGACGTTGGTGCAGCCACTCTTCCCAGAGAGCCGGCCTTGCAGTGAT GATGCTGTGCAGCTGATCTGCGAGAGCATTGAGACCCTGCAGGTTCCGAGTGGGCCCCCAGACGTGCTGGCTGCTCTGGACTGGGCCGTGGGGCAGCCCCAGCACAGGGCCTACCCTCGGCAGCTGTTcctgctcactgctgcctcacCCATGGCCGCCACTACCCACCGAACCCTGGAGCTCATGAGGTGGCACAGGGGGACAGCCAG ATGCTTCTCCTTTGGGCTGGGGCCCACCTGCCACCAGCTGCTCCAGGGTTTATCTGCCCTCAGCAGAGGCCAGGCCTACTTCCTGAggcctgggcagaggctgcagcccATG CTGGTACAGGCTCTGCGGAAGGCACTGGAGCCTGCTTTGAGTGACATCTCTGTGGACTGGTTTGTGCCCGACACTGTGGAGGCACTGCTGACCCCCCGGGAGATCCCAGCACTCTACCCTGGGGACCAGCTGCTCGGTTACTGCTCACTCTTCAGGGTGGATGGCTTCCGGTCCCGCCCACCAGGG GGCCAAGAGCCTGGCTGGCAGAGCTCGGGTGGGTCCGTGTTTCCATCCCCAGAAGAGGCCCCGTCTGCTGCCAGCCCTGGCACTGAGCCCACTGGCACCTCAGAGCCACTGGGAACAGGCACTGTCTCAGCAGAACTGTCCAGCCCATGGGCTGCCAGGGACTCGGAGCAGA CAGGTACTGATGCTCTGACAGACCCAGTCACGGATCCTGGACCCAACCCCTCTGACACAGCCATATGGCGCCGCATCTTTCAGTCCTCGTACATTCGGGAGCAGTATGTGCTCACCCACTGCTCTGCCAGCCCCGAGCCAGGCCCAGGCTCCACAGGCAGCAGTGAGTCCCCAGGCTCACAGGGCCCTGGCTCCCCCGAAGGTAGTGCTCCCTTGGAGCCCCCTTCTCAGCAGGGCtgccgcagtctggcctggggaGAACCTGCAGGCTCCCGCTCCTGTCCCCTGCCTGCACCCACACCAGCTCCATTCAAG GTGGGGGCCTTGAGTACTGAGGTGCTGGGCCGTCAGCACAGAGCGGCTCTGGCTGGCCGAAGCCTCTCATCCCCTCCAGGCCGGGCAAACCAAGTCCCCGGCCGACCCCGGAAACCCTCTTTGGGTGCAATACTAGATGGCCCAAGTCCTGAGCCAGGCCAACAGTTGGGACAAGGCCTGGATGACTCAG GAAACCTGCTCTCCCCAGCCCCTATGGACTGGGACATGCTGATGGAACCACCCTTCTTATTCACGGCTGTGCCTCCTAGTGGGGAGTTGGCCCCTCCAGCAGTGCCTCCCCAGGCTCCACGCTGCCATGTGGTGATCCGGGGCCTGTGTGGGGAGCAGCCCATGTGCTGGGAGGTGGGTGTTGGGCTGGAGACACTGTGGGGACCTGGAGATGGCTCACAGCCTCCCTCACCTCCTGTAAGAGAAGCTGCTTGGGACCAAGCACTCCATCGGCTGACAGCAGCCTCTGTGGTCCGGGACAATGAGCAGCTGGCCCTCCGAGGAGGGGCAGAGACCACAGCTGACCGGG GCCATGCCCGGAGGTGCTGGCTTCGAGCCCTTCAGACAAGTAAGGTCAGCTCTGCCCCCTCCTGCTTCACTTGCCCTGTAGCTGTGGATGCTACTACTAGGGAGGTCCTGCCTGGGGCCCTGCAGGTGTGCAGCTCAG AGCCCGCTGAGCCCCCAGGAACCCCTCCTGCCTCTCACAGCCATCTAGATGCAGCTCCTCTGCCCACTGTTGTCTACTCTAAAG GACTTCAGAGAGGCTCTCCAGCAGGCGCCTGGGACTCGGACCAAAATGGCAACTCCAAGCGTGCTTTGGGGGACCCTGCCACTCCCACGGAAGGTCCTCGCCGCCCACCTCCCCGTCCTCCCTGTCGGCTCAGCATGGGCCGCCGTCACAAACTCTGTAGCCCTGACCCGGGCCAGGCCAACAACAGTGAAGGCAGCGACCATGACTACCTGCCCTTG GTGCGGCTGCAGGAGGCACCAGGCTCCTTCCGCCTGGACGCGCCCTTCTGCGCCGCTGTGCGCATCTCGCAGGAGCGCCTCTGCCGTGCCTCGCCCTTTGCCGTGCACCGCGCCAGCCTCagccccacctcggcctcatTGCCCTGGGCACTTCTGGGCCCTGGTGTTGGCCAGGGTGACAGTGCCACGGCCTCCTGCAGCCCGTCCCCCAGCTCGGGCTCTGAGGGGCCAGGCCAGGTGGACAGTGGGCGGGGCTCAGACACCGAGGCCTCCGAGGGGGCGGAAGGGCTGGGCGGCACCGACCTGCGGGGCCGGACCTGGGCCACTGCCGTAGCACTCGCCTGGCTGGAGCACCGATGCGCCGCTGCCTTCGACGAGTGGGAACTGACAGCGGCCAAGGCTGATTGCTGGCTGCGGGCCCAGCACTTGCCTGACGGCCTTGACCTGGCCGCCCTCAAGGCCGCAGCCCGAGGGCTCTTCCTGCTACTGCGCCACTGGGACCAAAACCTGCAGCTACACCTGCTGTGCTACAGCCCAGCGAACGTGTGA
- the VWA5B2 gene encoding von Willebrand factor A domain-containing protein 5B2 isoform 2 (isoform 2 is encoded by transcript variant 10), translating into MLVTGPCLLAGLESPSHALRADAPPHASSAATICVTLAEGHHCDRALEILLHPSEPHQPHLMLEGGSLSSAEYEARVRARRDFQRLQRRDSDGDRQVWFLQRRFHKDILLNPVLALSFCPDLSSKPGHLGTATRELLFLLDSSSVAHKDAIVLAVKSLPPQTLINLAVFGTLVQPLFPESRPCSDDAVQLICESIETLQVPSGPPDVLAALDWAVGQPQHRAYPRQLFLLTAASPMAATTHRTLELMRWHRGTARCFSFGLGPTCHQLLQGLSALSRGQAYFLRPGQRLQPMLVQALRKALEPALSDISVDWFVPDTVEALLTPREIPALYPGDQLLGYCSLFRVDGFRSRPPGGQEPGWQSSGGSVFPSPEEAPSAASPGTEPTGTSEPLGTGTVSAELSSPWAARDSEQTGTDALTDPVTDPGPNPSDTAIWRRIFQSSYIREQYVLTHCSASPEPGPGSTGSSESPGSQGPGSPEGSAPLEPPSQQGCRSLAWGEPAGSRSCPLPAPTPAPFKVGALSTEVLGRQHRAALAGRSLSSPPGRANQVPGRPRKPSLGAILDGPSPEPGQQLGQGLDDSGNLLSPAPMDWDMLMEPPFLFTAVPPSGELAPPAVPPQAPRCHVVIRGLCGEQPMCWEVGVGLETLWGPGDGSQPPSPPVREAAWDQALHRLTAASVVRDNEQLALRGGAETTADRGHARRCWLRALQTSKVSSAPSCFTCPVAVDATTREVLPGALQVCSSEPAEPPGTPPASHSHLDAAPLPTVVYSKGLQRGSPAGAWDSDQNGNSKRALGDPATPTEGPRRPPPRPPCRLSMGRRHKLCSPDPGQANNSEGSDHDYLPLVRLQEAPGSFRLDAPFCAAVRISQERLCRASPFAVHRASLSPTSASLPWALLGPGVGQGDSATASCSPSPSSGSEGPGQVDSGRGSDTEASEGAEGLGGTDLRGRTWATAVALAWLEHRCAAAFDEWELTAAKADCWLRAQHLPDGLDLAALKAAARGLFLLLRHWDQNLQLHLLCYSPANV; encoded by the exons ATGCTGGTGACTGGGCCATGCCTGCTTGCAG GCCTGGAGAGCCCCTCTCATGCTCTGCGGGCAGATGCCCCCCCTCATGCCAGCTCTGCAGCCACCATCTGTGTCACACTGGCAGAGGGCCACCACTGTGACCGGGCCTTGGAGATCCTGCTGCACCCCAGTG AGCCCCATCAGCCACACCTGATGCTGGAGGGCGGCAGCCTGAGCTCAGCAGAATATGAGGCCCGGGTGAGGGCCCGCCGAGATTTTCAGAGGCTACAGCGAAGGGACAGTGATGGGGACCGGCAG GTGTGGTTCCTGCAGCGACGCTTCCACAAGGACATCCTGCTGAACCCCGTGCTGGCGCTGAGCTTCTGCCCAGACCTGAGCTCCAAGCCCGGACACCTGGggacagctactcgggagctacTCTTCCTTTTGGATAGCAGCAGCGTGGCACACAAG GATGCCATTGTTTTGGCTGTGAAGTCCCTCCCGCCCCAGACGCTTATCAACCTGGCCGTGTTTGGGACGTTGGTGCAGCCACTCTTCCCAGAGAGCCGGCCTTGCAGTGAT GATGCTGTGCAGCTGATCTGCGAGAGCATTGAGACCCTGCAGGTTCCGAGTGGGCCCCCAGACGTGCTGGCTGCTCTGGACTGGGCCGTGGGGCAGCCCCAGCACAGGGCCTACCCTCGGCAGCTGTTcctgctcactgctgcctcacCCATGGCCGCCACTACCCACCGAACCCTGGAGCTCATGAGGTGGCACAGGGGGACAGCCAG ATGCTTCTCCTTTGGGCTGGGGCCCACCTGCCACCAGCTGCTCCAGGGTTTATCTGCCCTCAGCAGAGGCCAGGCCTACTTCCTGAggcctgggcagaggctgcagcccATG CTGGTACAGGCTCTGCGGAAGGCACTGGAGCCTGCTTTGAGTGACATCTCTGTGGACTGGTTTGTGCCCGACACTGTGGAGGCACTGCTGACCCCCCGGGAGATCCCAGCACTCTACCCTGGGGACCAGCTGCTCGGTTACTGCTCACTCTTCAGGGTGGATGGCTTCCGGTCCCGCCCACCAGGG GGCCAAGAGCCTGGCTGGCAGAGCTCGGGTGGGTCCGTGTTTCCATCCCCAGAAGAGGCCCCGTCTGCTGCCAGCCCTGGCACTGAGCCCACTGGCACCTCAGAGCCACTGGGAACAGGCACTGTCTCAGCAGAACTGTCCAGCCCATGGGCTGCCAGGGACTCGGAGCAGA CAGGTACTGATGCTCTGACAGACCCAGTCACGGATCCTGGACCCAACCCCTCTGACACAGCCATATGGCGCCGCATCTTTCAGTCCTCGTACATTCGGGAGCAGTATGTGCTCACCCACTGCTCTGCCAGCCCCGAGCCAGGCCCAGGCTCCACAGGCAGCAGTGAGTCCCCAGGCTCACAGGGCCCTGGCTCCCCCGAAGGTAGTGCTCCCTTGGAGCCCCCTTCTCAGCAGGGCtgccgcagtctggcctggggaGAACCTGCAGGCTCCCGCTCCTGTCCCCTGCCTGCACCCACACCAGCTCCATTCAAG GTGGGGGCCTTGAGTACTGAGGTGCTGGGCCGTCAGCACAGAGCGGCTCTGGCTGGCCGAAGCCTCTCATCCCCTCCAGGCCGGGCAAACCAAGTCCCCGGCCGACCCCGGAAACCCTCTTTGGGTGCAATACTAGATGGCCCAAGTCCTGAGCCAGGCCAACAGTTGGGACAAGGCCTGGATGACTCAG GAAACCTGCTCTCCCCAGCCCCTATGGACTGGGACATGCTGATGGAACCACCCTTCTTATTCACGGCTGTGCCTCCTAGTGGGGAGTTGGCCCCTCCAGCAGTGCCTCCCCAGGCTCCACGCTGCCATGTGGTGATCCGGGGCCTGTGTGGGGAGCAGCCCATGTGCTGGGAGGTGGGTGTTGGGCTGGAGACACTGTGGGGACCTGGAGATGGCTCACAGCCTCCCTCACCTCCTGTAAGAGAAGCTGCTTGGGACCAAGCACTCCATCGGCTGACAGCAGCCTCTGTGGTCCGGGACAATGAGCAGCTGGCCCTCCGAGGAGGGGCAGAGACCACAGCTGACCGGG GCCATGCCCGGAGGTGCTGGCTTCGAGCCCTTCAGACAAGTAAGGTCAGCTCTGCCCCCTCCTGCTTCACTTGCCCTGTAGCTGTGGATGCTACTACTAGGGAGGTCCTGCCTGGGGCCCTGCAGGTGTGCAGCTCAG AGCCCGCTGAGCCCCCAGGAACCCCTCCTGCCTCTCACAGCCATCTAGATGCAGCTCCTCTGCCCACTGTTGTCTACTCTAAAG GACTTCAGAGAGGCTCTCCAGCAGGCGCCTGGGACTCGGACCAAAATGGCAACTCCAAGCGTGCTTTGGGGGACCCTGCCACTCCCACGGAAGGTCCTCGCCGCCCACCTCCCCGTCCTCCCTGTCGGCTCAGCATGGGCCGCCGTCACAAACTCTGTAGCCCTGACCCGGGCCAGGCCAACAACAGTGAAGGCAGCGACCATGACTACCTGCCCTTG GTGCGGCTGCAGGAGGCACCAGGCTCCTTCCGCCTGGACGCGCCCTTCTGCGCCGCTGTGCGCATCTCGCAGGAGCGCCTCTGCCGTGCCTCGCCCTTTGCCGTGCACCGCGCCAGCCTCagccccacctcggcctcatTGCCCTGGGCACTTCTGGGCCCTGGTGTTGGCCAGGGTGACAGTGCCACGGCCTCCTGCAGCCCGTCCCCCAGCTCGGGCTCTGAGGGGCCAGGCCAGGTGGACAGTGGGCGGGGCTCAGACACCGAGGCCTCCGAGGGGGCGGAAGGGCTGGGCGGCACCGACCTGCGGGGCCGGACCTGGGCCACTGCCGTAGCACTCGCCTGGCTGGAGCACCGATGCGCCGCTGCCTTCGACGAGTGGGAACTGACAGCGGCCAAGGCTGATTGCTGGCTGCGGGCCCAGCACTTGCCTGACGGCCTTGACCTGGCCGCCCTCAAGGCCGCAGCCCGAGGGCTCTTCCTGCTACTGCGCCACTGGGACCAAAACCTGCAGCTACACCTGCTGTGCTACAGCCCAGCGAACGTGTGA